The genomic stretch TGGGATGCTTCTGAAATTGGGTTTTCATTCTGATTGGGTTCGCTTGGTTCGTCATTGCATATCCACTGTTAAGTATTTAGTCAATGTTAATGGTAAGCTAGTGGGTAGCATTGTTCCATCTCGTGGTATTCGACAAGGTGACCCTCTCTCTCCATTCTTGTTTCTCATTTGTGCTGAAGGTCTTTCCGCTGTTATTAAAAGTGAATGTTTGAGGGGTGGTATTCGGGGTCTACCGTGTGGGAGAGGTGGTCCAGTGGTTTCCCACTTGTTATTAGCGGATGATAGTTTCTTCTTTCTTGAAGCATCTCGCGATAGTTGCGAGAGGTTCAAAGAGATTTTAGGATGGTATGAACAAGCTTCGGATCAACTTATGAACCTTTGTAAATCAGCGGTTTGCTTTTCTTCAAGGATTCATGTTGCTAAGGAGGAGTATTTGGCTAATTCTTTGGGTGTTCCTAGGGTGCCTTGTCATGAAAAATACCTGGGGCTCCCGTGTTTTGCTGGTCGTAGTAAGTcaagcttgtttcaatccatcaGAGATCATGTTTGGAACAAGCTTTTTGGGAGGAAGTCTAAACAATTCTCTCCGGGTGGTAAAGAAGTGCTTCTTAAGTCTGTCATTCAGGCTATTCCTACTTATGCGATGAATTTGTTTAGGTTGCCAGTTAAGTTGATTGAGGAAATTCATCGGCTTTGTGCTCGTTTTTGATGGGGCGGTGATCATAATGCTAGGAAAATGCATTGGTGCACTTGGGAGCGTCTCTGTTGGCATAAGACGGATGGTGGTATGGGCTTTCGAGACCTCTTTGTGTTTAATAAAGCTCTCCTTGCCAAACAGGCTTGGCGGTTATACAACTTCCTAGTTCTCCTTGCCAAACGTATCGGGGATCTTATCTGTGGAAAAGTATCCTTTGGGGACATGAGTTGTTTGTAGAAGGGGAGCGTTGGCTTGTTGGTGATGGGAGATCCATCAATCTGAACTCTAATGTGTGGATTCCCAAAAAAGACGCTTCTCGCTCTCATTCCTTCTTTGGGCACAATCTTTACAATTCGGTTCAGGACCTTATTATGAATGGTGGTATTTGGAATAAGAACCTTATTTGTAATCTCTTTGATGAAGGGGAGGCTCGTGAGATTCTCTCAATTTCGTTGCCTTTGCTACCGCGCCAGGACCATTTTATTTGGCATTATAATTTGTCTGGTGAATATACTGTCAAAAGTGGGTACTGGCATGCTATTCGTTGCTTGGGTCGTGGGCAGGTTTCGGGGTCCGAAGACCAATCATCTTGGTGGAAAGACTTATGGGCCTTGACGCTTCCTCCGAAAGTGAAACATTTTGTTTGGAGGGCGAGTTTGCATTGGATCCCTACCATGACCAATCTGAATAAACATGGCGTCCCTACCTCTCCTTGCTGCCCGGTTTGTAATGAAGGCCCCGAAACTACGTTCCATGCACTATGGGGCTGTCGCAATCTGAAAAATCTATCACTGGAAACTTTCCTTTTGATGTAACTTTGGACTTTCCTCCAGATGGAGACTTCTATGTTTTCCTTCGTCATTGTGTTTTGTTGTTGAATAAACGTGACATGGAGAAGTTCCTAGTCTTACTTTGGAGGATTTGGTATCGAAGAAATAAGATTATCCATGACAATCGGGTTCTCAATGATGAAGGCATCCTGGGTTGGTCCCTTGATTTTTACCAGCGGTACTTTGAAGCTAATGGGCTGCCTGTGCATGTCGTTAAGTTGGGCAGGGGGCCAAATTCGATCCCGGTGACTATTCCTTGGCGGTCTCCAGCGATGGGCAAAGTCAAACTTAACTGCGATGCCAGCCTTGACGTGGTGGGTATGAAAATCGGGTGTGGTGCTGTTGTCCATGACTCTAGTGATTTTTCCCTTGCGTCTACTGCTGTTCCTTTCTCTTCCTCGATGGCTGCCCCTGTTGCTGAAGCAATGGCAATCCTACAGGGGCTACTTCTTTGTTATCGGCTGGGTTACCATCATGTGGAGGTTGAAACGGACTGCAAGCGAGTTTGTCAAGCTCTCTCAAGTAAAACACCTTTGGTTGCAGAGTTTGGTACTGTTATTTTGGATTGTCTTTCTCTTTGTAATAGCATCGATGTTATTAGCTTTTCTGGAGTGCCAATTAATTAGCTCATAGTTTGGCAAAACTTGCTCTAACTTTAGATGATGCTATGATTTGGTGGCCTGGAGTTCCGTATTGTACTTGAGCTGGTGCTCTTCCTTCTTGGCAGTTGCCTTGATAATAAGAAATcatttctttcaaaaaaaaaaacattaaagtAATTATTATGAGTATGCGTATTAACTATTAaaaatgtcatatatatatatatattaatatatgtgtCATATTTATTGAATTGGAGCATTTATTGAAGTATACTAATAAAACAGAGACACTGGTCAGGTGAAGTATCAAAAAACAAACTTCCAACCTAATTTTTTTAAATCCAATATTGTGGTAGATGACTAATTTGAATAGTATGCGTTTGTTTTTAAGAAGGTAAGGATCTACTGCTACTTACTAATTTTACCAGATTCACTTAAAAAATCAGGAGtaaattatattaaatgtgataatTTGACTGTTATATTTATCTTACCTAATtgtaaaactataaaataaaatgCAGTACTCTTTTAAATTAAAAACGccataaaaaagagaaaaaatgaaattacatatttttgtaaatcaaccTAAAAAAAGTCATATATGTATGTGTGGAAAATTACTTATTCTCAATGGTTATTATCCATGAATGATTACCATAAATTACTAAATAAGTTTTTGATGAtgaattattataataatgataaaaataaagtataaaaattaataattttaaattttttagattaattaggcaATAAACATTAATTGAAAAAATAATGGCCGCATTAATTATTTCTATTAATTCCAAAATAATTTGAAtcaagattgaaaaaaaaatagagattaaatattaaatacgattttaaactttttttttaattaataaatatgtgaatGTTATGTCATTAAGTAATcttttcaaaaatttaaaaaaattaatatttatttttagaaatattagcTTAAAACAAATAGTTAACATTAACATTAAAATAATCATTTAgcaagtaatatatatatatatatatatatatgaggagGCATATTTATTGAATTGGAGCATTTATTAAAGTATACTTATAAAACAAAGACACTGGTCAAGTGAAGTATCAAAAACCAAACTTCCAACCTAATTTTGTAAAATCCAATATTGTGGTAGATGACTAATCTGAATAGTATGTGTTTGTTTTTAAGAAGGTAAAAGGATCTACTGCTACTTACTAATTTTACCAGATTCACTTAAAATATCAGGAGTAGCTTTAATAACTATTATTACATCCTATCggtaaaaatatattaaatgtgatatattttgACTGTTATATTTTTTATCTTACCTAATTGCaaaactataaaataaaatgCAGTACTCTTCTAAAAGGGtcataaattatattattttgtggCTCGTTATTGTTACATTTTgtaccatttttattttattctttgtAGTAAATATTGTGGACCATTTTATTTGACCTTTTATAATCATTTTTAGTTTATATTACTTCTGTAACAATTTGATTCAAGAAATCAGCATATTTGAGCTTAGTGGAAATAATTTcaaagaacaaaaataaaagagagaCTAAAGCGCCCACCGTGGGGCTCGAACCCACGACCACAAGGTTAAGAGCCTTGCGCTCTACCAACTGAGCTAGACGGGCTTCTAGCCCAAGGTTTAGATTAATAGTTATTGGACAAAACAAAAAGGCCCAACAAACATCTTATTTTTCCTCACCTTGAAAAAGTGAAAGAAATGCCtcattttgtatttttaaatttaataaatttttttagatATAAGGAAGTTTTAATATgcataaatagtttttttttttttttgccatttttACTAGAATATGATTTGTCTTGATTCTTTGTTGGAAATATAACTTTTTTGttatctctttattttgatttcttATATTTGTTACATATTTTTCATCTCAATATGATATATGTGAAAATTACACTTTGTTTTCTAAACACGAAATTGTTACTCAAATTTGGTATACTTATTTCATATAAGAGTTTATACTATTTTAGAACCTATATTTTGTCTCATTaactgtttggaccctgtgttttaataaattattttttgaaccatatattttgtaaaattgttcaaataaaccactaaactcaattttgattaacaaaaaatttaatataacaacataattGTTAAgcagaataattgtatttttattctgagttgttagtttggtaaattatttgtgatttttgtttaaaaaaaaattgatcaaaatcggatttaggagtctatttggacaattttataaaacacaagatccaaaaagtaattgattaaaacacatggtccaaacaagtaatatgATAAACCACAAAGTCCAAAATGATATAATTCCTTCAAATAATTATACAACATTTTATCTAAATGATATATatgaaatttttaaataattttttcgaCATAATATTTATTCTTTGATATACAttgtaaagaaaaataataaaatatgcaTTTGtctaaaaatatagatatgtaCAAAATAATGTATCAATTTAATTTACAAAAATAACGGGAcaatttttatttacaaaaatatataatataaacttATTATACTTGGCATCCACATTAACACACATACTCTATTTCCTTGTCTCTTTACGTTCAAAGTGTCAAACCTTGCATCGACTGTTGTGTTGTTGGCCACCACATGTGTTGGACAAAAGGGAATGGGAGGAGTTGCCGACAAGCTTGTTGTTGAAATCTTGCAACCAAAAGTCGTTGCACGGGCCAGTCAAAGGTAGCCCACCATGTGAAGTTTGGCTGCATTTTTTCGACCAACTTTGGGCATTCCAAGGCTGGGGTTGGTACCATTGGAACAAGCATTTTGAGAGGAACAAAACCTAGTCACCCATTCCTCATATGTGGCCTTCGTTTCTCTTGCCAATTTCATGAGTATATCTACGACTTTTTAAGCATTTTTCGATGACACCTTCGCTATTTGGGCTCGAGAGTGGTACTATCGTGACCAACTTTTCAAGGGAGTCATTTTAGTATATGGAAAAGCATAAATTTCTACTTGTTGTCACCAGAGAATATAATTTAAATGAACCGgttttgtgttatgatatgacTTCAAAGTAACCAAAGTAACTTTTTACTATTGGTTAACCAAAATTAACTTCAATGAGTCACCAATATGTATATATTTGATACGATTTAAAAGTTACTTTTTTAATTGCTTAAAAAAAATGTACAATAATTCAATGAGTTAACTCATAAGTTTCTAAAATAGGCTTGATGACAACCAAAAGATATCctaaataataagataccataatataacttaaaaaatgAAGTAAGGCACTAAAAGGTAACCAATTGGTATCTTAAATAAATTATAACAGATA from Humulus lupulus chromosome 5, drHumLupu1.1, whole genome shotgun sequence encodes the following:
- the LOC133780011 gene encoding uncharacterized protein LOC133780011; translation: MGLSQSEKSITGNFPFDVTLDFPPDGDFYVFLRHCVLLLNKRDMEKFLVLLWRIWYRRNKIIHDNRVLNDEGILGWSLDFYQRYFEANGLPVHVVKLGRGPNSIPVTIPWRSPAMGKVKLNCDASLDVVGMKIGCGAVVHDSSDFSLASTAVPFSSSMAAPVAEAMAILQGLLLCYRLGYHHVEVETDCKRVCQALSSKTPLVAEFGTVILDCLSLCNSIDVISFSGVPIN